The genomic segment CAACCCCGGCGGCGCGTTCCCCTCGATGTTCGAGCCCGTGCACGGTTCGGCGCCCGACATCGCAGGACAGCAGAAGGCCGACCCCACGGCCGCGATCCTCTCGGTCTCGCTGCTGCTCGACCACCTCGGGCTGCAGGGCGAAGCACAGCGCGTCACCACCGCTGTCGAAGACGACCTCGCGAGCCGGGGCACGGCACCGCGTACCACGGCGCAGATCGGCGACGCCATCGCCCGACGCCTCCGGGCGTAATCTGGAACCGGCAAGCGCCGCCCACTCTCGCGGAACGATCCGCACGAAAGCACAGGCCGTCATGACCCTCATCGATTCCGACCCCGACACCGGACTCGCCCCGCTCGAGTTCACCGTCCACCGCAACCTGCAGGCCAAGACCGCACAGCAGCGCGAGGAGATCCTCGCCAACCCGGGCTTCGGCACCAACTTCACCGACCACATGGTCGACATCTGCTGGTCCACCGGCGGCGGGTGGCACCGCCCGCGCGTCCAGCCGTACGGCCCGCTGTCCCTCGACCCGGCCGCCGCCGTCCTGCACTACGGGCAGGAGATCTTCGAGGGCATCAAGGCGTACCGGCACGCGGACGGCTCCGTCCACACGTTCCGCCCTGACCAGAACGGACGCCGCCTGCAGCGCTCGGCCCGCCGGCTCGCGCTTCCGGAACTGCCCGTGTCGTACTTCATCCAGTCCCTGCGCGAGCTCGTCGCCGTCGACGGCGAGTGGGTGCCGTCGGGTGCCGACCAGAGCCTCTACCTGCGCCCGTTCATGTTCGCCAAGGAGGCGTTCCTCGGCGTCCGCCCCGCGCACAAGGTGGGGTACTACGTCATCGCCTCGCCCGCGGGCGCCTACTTCAAGGGCGGCGTGCAACCCGTGTCCATCTGGCTGAGCGAGGACTATGCGCGCGCCGGAAAGGGCGGCACGGGTGCGGCCAAGACGGGCGGCAACTACGCCGCGAGCCTGCTGCCCCAGTCGGAGGCCTACGAGAACGAGTGCGACCAGGTCGTCTTCCTCGATCAGGACCGCAACGTCGAGGAACTCGGCGGCATGAACGTGGTCTTCGTGTACAAGGACGGCACGCTGGTGACGCCGCAGTCCGATTCCATCCTCGAGGGCATCACGCGCGACTCGATCCTTCAGCTCGCTCGTGACCGGGGCCACCGGGTCGAGGGGCGTTCGGTCTCGTTCGACGAATGGCGTCAGGGCGTGGCGTCGGGCGACATCGTGGAGGTGTTCGCGTGCGGCACCGCCGCCGTCGTCACGCCGATCGGCCTGCTCAAGGGGAAGGACTTCGTCGACGACCAGCCGACCGGCGAGCTGGCGCTGTCGCTGCGCGAGGAGCTCACCGACATCCAGTACGGCCGCCGCGAAGACAAGCACGGGTGGCTGCTGCGCCTTGACGGGTAGGGTCATCGGGTGAGGATCGCGCGCTTCAGCCACAACGACGCCATCAGGTTCGGGATCGTCGACGAAGGGGAGATGGTCGTCCTCGCGGGTGACCCGATGTTCGCGGGATACGAGACGACGGGGGAGCGCGTGCCGCTGGCCGACGTCGCGCTCCTGGCGCCGGTGATCCCGCGGTCGAAGGTCGTCTGCGTCGGCCGCAACTATCGCGAGCACGCAGCCGAGCTCGGCAACGAGGTGCCCCAGGCTCCGATGCTGTTCTTCAAGCCCAACACGTCGGTCATCGGGCCCGGCGACTCGGTGGTGCTCCCGAAGGGCTCGGACTTCATCAGCTTCGAGGGCGAGCTGGCCGCCGTGATCGGGCGGATCGCGAAGAACGTCCCCGCTGAGAGCGCTCTGGACTACGTCTTCGGCTACACGATCGCCAACGATCTCACCGCGCGCGACTGGCAGCGCTCCGACGGGCAGTGGGCCCGTGCGAAGGGCTTCGACTCTTCGTGCCCGCTCGGGCCCGCCATCGAGACGGAGTTCGACGTGAACGGGCCTGCCGTGATCACGACGCGTCTGAACGGCGAGGTCCGCCAGCAGGGGCCGATCAGCGACATGATCTTCTCGCTCGCCGACATCATCGCCTTTGCCTCCGCCGCCTTCACACTGCTGCCCGGCGACGTCATCCTCACCGGAACACCCGCCGGGGTGGGCCAGATCACCGCCGGCGACACGGTCGAGGTCGAGATCACCGGACTCGGCACGCTGCGCAATCCCGCGCGCGATGCCTGAGACCGCATCGCTCTCCGTCGGCGAGCTGGCGCGGGTGCAGCGGCGCACGGTCGCGGTGCTCTCGCTCGGGCAGGTTCTCGGTGGACTCGCCTTCGGCGCGACGCTGTCGCTCGGCGCCGTCCTGGCAGCGGAGCTCTCCGGCGACGAGGCGTTCGCGGGCCTGGCCGCGGCGGCGGTGACCTTCGGCACGGCGCTCACCGCCGTGCCGCTCGCGGCGATCGCGCGCCGACGAGGACGACGGCTCTCTCTCACGACGGGCATGGCCGTCGCACTCGTCGGCGTCGGTCTCGTCATCGCCGCCGTCGGCGTGGACGCCTTCCCACTGCTGCTCGTCGGCTTCCTCATCATCGGCGCGGGCCAGGCCGCAAACCTGCAGTCGCGCTTCGCCGCGGCAGACCTGGCGACCGACGCATCGCGGGGCCGCGATCTTTCCATCGTGGTGTGGGCGACGACGATCGGTGCCGTGCTCGGCCCGAACCTCACCGGACCGGGGGAGGCCGTCGGCGCGGCGATCGGCATGCCGGCGCTCACGGGCGCATACCTGTTCACCCTCATCGCGCAGGGGCTCGCGATCCTCGTGTACCTCGTCGCGATGCGTCCCGACCCGCTGCTGCTCGCGCAGCGGGTGGTGGCATCCGCCCCCGCCGGCAGCCGCCCCATCGCCCGCGCGGATCGGCCGG from the Microbacterium atlanticum genome contains:
- a CDS encoding branched-chain amino acid aminotransferase, whose translation is MTLIDSDPDTGLAPLEFTVHRNLQAKTAQQREEILANPGFGTNFTDHMVDICWSTGGGWHRPRVQPYGPLSLDPAAAVLHYGQEIFEGIKAYRHADGSVHTFRPDQNGRRLQRSARRLALPELPVSYFIQSLRELVAVDGEWVPSGADQSLYLRPFMFAKEAFLGVRPAHKVGYYVIASPAGAYFKGGVQPVSIWLSEDYARAGKGGTGAAKTGGNYAASLLPQSEAYENECDQVVFLDQDRNVEELGGMNVVFVYKDGTLVTPQSDSILEGITRDSILQLARDRGHRVEGRSVSFDEWRQGVASGDIVEVFACGTAAVVTPIGLLKGKDFVDDQPTGELALSLREELTDIQYGRREDKHGWLLRLDG
- a CDS encoding fumarylacetoacetate hydrolase family protein → MRIARFSHNDAIRFGIVDEGEMVVLAGDPMFAGYETTGERVPLADVALLAPVIPRSKVVCVGRNYREHAAELGNEVPQAPMLFFKPNTSVIGPGDSVVLPKGSDFISFEGELAAVIGRIAKNVPAESALDYVFGYTIANDLTARDWQRSDGQWARAKGFDSSCPLGPAIETEFDVNGPAVITTRLNGEVRQQGPISDMIFSLADIIAFASAAFTLLPGDVILTGTPAGVGQITAGDTVEVEITGLGTLRNPARDA
- a CDS encoding MFS transporter, whose amino-acid sequence is MPETASLSVGELARVQRRTVAVLSLGQVLGGLAFGATLSLGAVLAAELSGDEAFAGLAAAAVTFGTALTAVPLAAIARRRGRRLSLTTGMAVALVGVGLVIAAVGVDAFPLLLVGFLIIGAGQAANLQSRFAAADLATDASRGRDLSIVVWATTIGAVLGPNLTGPGEAVGAAIGMPALTGAYLFTLIAQGLAILVYLVAMRPDPLLLAQRVVASAPAGSRPIARADRPAAARYAIFAVAAAHGTMVSVMAMTPVHLTHLAHGATEAATLSIIGLTISLHIAGMYVLSPVFGVLADRVGRVPTILVGQGVLAAALLTASFGQNSTVAVTVALVLLGLGWSASTVAGSALLTESSSEELRTRRQGLSDFTMSVVGGVGAIVAGAVLGGIGYGGLALVVMALVVASVVLAPLGWRAAVRA